In Deinococcus sp. KNUC1210, a single genomic region encodes these proteins:
- a CDS encoding sensor histidine kinase translates to MIYLPFPEAEKSPISPDHRAPTFKDKKRRDDVKGSVHAEHTDAAELWPYQEPVHLTLRQVQHDVRIPPLPFTLGPVDPESSCLLVPVRVSGSACGLLMAVSSTPFCRLQGLLAEAYAGQLALTLQNRRLLADQGHITRALQESQYLITEAEERTKREISEVLHSRVQSRLLVAWYRLGEVQQGHPELAGQLDAIRTDLDNLREYDLRSISQQLHPEALRVGLVAALQVFVAQLQGMVEVVIDVDEHTRQLDDPLSNKLPHPLRLMIFRSIEEAIGNVLKHAQASRVEVSLSYTDMFRLEVSDNGRGFDPAEITPGLGLLCLAARVESSGGFWGLNSRPGGPTSLWAEVPL, encoded by the coding sequence GTGATCTATCTGCCTTTCCCAGAGGCCGAGAAATCACCCATCAGCCCGGACCACCGGGCACCCACGTTCAAAGACAAGAAACGCCGCGACGACGTGAAGGGCAGCGTCCATGCAGAGCACACAGACGCAGCAGAGCTGTGGCCTTATCAGGAACCCGTGCATCTGACGCTCAGGCAGGTGCAGCACGACGTCCGTATTCCGCCGCTTCCGTTCACGCTCGGGCCTGTTGACCCGGAGAGCTCATGTCTGCTGGTCCCCGTCCGGGTGTCAGGATCGGCCTGCGGACTCCTGATGGCCGTGTCGAGCACGCCGTTCTGCCGACTTCAGGGGCTGCTGGCCGAAGCCTACGCGGGGCAACTGGCCCTGACGCTTCAGAACCGGCGGCTGCTGGCGGACCAGGGACACATCACCCGCGCCCTTCAGGAATCCCAGTACCTCATCACCGAAGCCGAGGAGCGCACCAAGCGCGAGATCAGCGAGGTGTTGCATTCGCGGGTGCAGTCGCGCCTGCTGGTGGCGTGGTACCGGCTGGGCGAGGTGCAGCAGGGCCATCCGGAACTGGCAGGCCAACTGGACGCCATCCGGACCGATCTGGACAATCTGCGCGAGTACGATCTGCGGAGTATCAGCCAGCAGCTGCACCCGGAAGCGCTGCGGGTCGGCCTGGTGGCGGCCCTTCAGGTCTTCGTGGCCCAGTTGCAGGGCATGGTCGAGGTGGTGATCGACGTGGACGAACACACGCGGCAGCTCGACGATCCGCTGTCGAACAAGCTGCCTCACCCGCTGCGGCTGATGATCTTCCGCAGCATCGAAGAGGCCATCGGCAATGTTCTGAAGCACGCGCAGGCCAGCCGGGTCGAGGTATCGCTGAGTTACACCGACATGTTCCGGCTGGAAGTGAGCGACAACGGACGCGGGTTCGATCCCGCCGAGATCACGCCCGGACTGGGGCTGCTGTGTCTGGCCGCCCGCGTCGAGAGCAGCGGCGGGTTCTGGGGCCTGAACAGCCGGCCGGGTGGCCCCACCTCGCTGTGGGCCGAGGTGCCGTTATGA
- a CDS encoding LytTR family DNA-binding domain-containing protein has protein sequence MNAVPKKTALNVIIVEDEALFRTLLAGALQQCDELNVIGCYANAQEALNAPTVKDADVLLVDIDLGSDTMDGIHLGLKLRALSPRLGVALLSNHPHLAFARALIASNFVGWAYLLKKSVQNMDTVRRTLEGVSRGRWCSIRSSSMPNWHATPMPAHT, from the coding sequence ATGAACGCTGTTCCCAAGAAGACGGCTCTGAACGTCATCATCGTCGAGGACGAGGCGCTGTTCCGCACGCTGCTGGCGGGTGCCCTTCAGCAGTGTGACGAGCTGAATGTCATCGGCTGCTACGCGAATGCCCAGGAAGCACTGAACGCCCCCACCGTGAAAGACGCCGATGTGTTGCTGGTAGATATCGACCTGGGCAGCGACACCATGGACGGCATTCATCTGGGCCTGAAACTGCGTGCCCTGTCTCCCAGACTGGGTGTGGCGCTGCTGTCCAACCATCCACATCTGGCGTTTGCCCGTGCCCTGATCGCCTCGAACTTTGTCGGCTGGGCGTACCTGCTGAAGAAATCGGTGCAGAACATGGACACCGTGCGGCGCACCCTGGAAGGCGTGAGCCGGGGGAGGTGGTGCTCGATCCGCAGCTCGTCAATGCCGAACTGGCACGCAACGCCGATGCCCGCCCACACCTGA
- a CDS encoding LuxR C-terminal-related transcriptional regulator: MLDPQLVNAELARNADARPHLTPRQLELWQLITQGFSNVAIAKKLDLSTKWIDNAVGSLYRALDIDTHDPHINARVAAAQAYARSTQNAHLNRSYQTPPSTNAPEPPKPPTGQGRSS; encoded by the coding sequence GTGCTCGATCCGCAGCTCGTCAATGCCGAACTGGCACGCAACGCCGATGCCCGCCCACACCTGACGCCCCGCCAGCTGGAACTGTGGCAGCTGATTACCCAGGGCTTCAGCAACGTCGCCATCGCCAAAAAGCTGGATCTGAGCACCAAATGGATCGACAACGCGGTGGGATCGCTGTACCGCGCCCTCGACATCGACACACACGATCCGCATATCAATGCGCGGGTCGCGGCGGCGCAGGCCTATGCCCGCTCGACCCAGAACGCCCATCTGAACCGCAGCTATCAGACGCCGCCCAGCACGAATGCCCCCGAACCCCCGAAGCCTCCCACCGGACAAGGACGGTCATCATGA
- a CDS encoding type 1 glutamine amidotransferase domain-containing protein: MKKVLVVLSEYGFWGEELVGPLEVFDQHGYEAVFMTPTGKRPHALPPSMEAGFFDPPLRKVVTDEYYASKTREIDAGPRLENPINLSTWFPERPYFSSDEFSHKMETYYNTRAECWKELEAYDALLMVGGSGPLIDMVNNQRLHDVILGFRSLDKLIIAECYAVTCLAFAREWDNRKSIIQGKHVTGHAVEYDYKDGTGFLNTDLNMGPPPYPLEYILRDATAPTGQYHGGVGRTTSTILDYPFLTGRSTQDSRLVGETAVQVLEHGLRRYGW; the protein is encoded by the coding sequence ATGAAAAAAGTACTGGTCGTGTTGTCTGAATACGGTTTCTGGGGAGAAGAACTGGTCGGGCCGCTGGAAGTCTTCGATCAGCACGGCTACGAGGCCGTGTTCATGACGCCCACCGGCAAGCGCCCACACGCCCTGCCCCCCAGCATGGAAGCGGGCTTCTTCGATCCGCCCCTGCGGAAGGTCGTGACCGACGAGTACTACGCCAGCAAGACCCGCGAAATCGATGCGGGGCCGCGCCTGGAAAACCCCATCAACCTGTCCACCTGGTTTCCCGAGCGCCCCTATTTCAGCAGCGACGAGTTCTCGCACAAGATGGAAACGTATTACAACACCCGTGCCGAGTGCTGGAAAGAGCTGGAAGCCTACGACGCCCTGCTGATGGTGGGTGGCAGCGGCCCCCTGATCGATATGGTCAACAACCAGCGCCTGCACGACGTGATTCTGGGCTTTCGCTCGCTCGACAAACTGATCATCGCGGAGTGCTACGCCGTGACCTGCCTGGCCTTCGCCCGTGAATGGGACAACCGCAAGAGCATCATTCAGGGCAAGCACGTGACCGGACACGCGGTGGAATACGACTACAAGGACGGCACCGGCTTCCTGAACACCGACCTGAACATGGGGCCGCCCCCGTACCCGCTGGAGTACATCCTGCGCGACGCCACCGCGCCGACCGGCCAGTATCACGGCGGCGTGGGCCGCACCACCTCGACGATTCTCGATTATCCGTTCCTGACCGGGCGCAGCACCCAGGACTCGCGGCTGGTCGGCGAGACGGCGGTGCAGGTGCTCGAACACGGCCTGCGCCGCTACGGGTGGTAA
- a CDS encoding thiamine pyrophosphate-binding protein produces the protein MLSERPAQVSGPAAGKTGRQLIIEQFLADGLPYMFGNPGTVEQGFLDSLEEYPEFKYILTLQESIAVGMADGYARASGGPALVQLHSGVGLGNGIGMMYQAMRGHAPLVVIAGESGVQYDAMDAQMAADLVAMARPVTKYSTRVVHASSLLRVIRRAIKIATTAPMGPVFVSLPMDVLDTVIEEQVHPATRVRTRVRPDDEALHEAAALLASATRPLILMGDGVTFSGAQTELQQVAERLGAPVWGVNNSEINMLASHPLYQGNTGHMFGADSIRAVQDHDCVLVVGTYVFPEVFPALSGAFADGTSIVHIDLNAYEIAKNHPVDVALLGDPKTTLAALLNALEPLQDGPAHEAAQARSTSIGAAKQQARETAIAADDAHAQTEVEQGTPLQMASFMRELAKHLPADALVFDEALTNSPPITRYLPDLGPGQFFQTRGGSLGVGIPGALGLQLAHPEKVVVGFTGDGGGMYTIQALWTAAHHQIPAKFVVCNNRSYKLLKLNIEQYWSERDVPQHAFPKSFDLYPPFIRFDEMAHSMGVASELVERPEQIAPAIERMLSHQGPYLIDLVIGEGL, from the coding sequence GTGCTCTCTGAACGTCCGGCCCAGGTCTCCGGCCCCGCAGCGGGCAAGACGGGCCGCCAGCTGATCATCGAACAGTTCCTGGCAGACGGACTGCCGTACATGTTCGGCAACCCCGGCACCGTGGAGCAGGGTTTTCTGGACTCGCTGGAAGAGTACCCGGAGTTCAAGTACATCCTGACGCTCCAGGAGAGCATCGCGGTTGGCATGGCCGACGGATACGCCCGTGCCAGCGGTGGCCCCGCCCTGGTCCAGCTGCACAGCGGCGTGGGCCTGGGCAACGGCATCGGCATGATGTACCAGGCGATGCGCGGCCACGCTCCGCTGGTGGTCATCGCGGGTGAGTCGGGCGTGCAGTACGACGCGATGGACGCCCAGATGGCCGCCGATCTGGTGGCGATGGCCCGCCCGGTCACCAAGTATTCCACCCGCGTGGTGCATGCGAGTTCGCTGCTGCGCGTGATCCGCCGGGCCATCAAGATCGCCACCACCGCGCCGATGGGACCGGTCTTCGTGAGCCTGCCGATGGACGTGCTCGATACCGTCATCGAGGAGCAGGTGCATCCGGCCACCCGCGTCCGGACCCGTGTGCGGCCCGACGACGAGGCGCTGCACGAGGCGGCAGCCCTGCTCGCCTCGGCCACCCGTCCGCTGATTCTGATGGGCGACGGCGTGACCTTCAGCGGCGCACAGACCGAACTTCAGCAGGTGGCCGAGCGGCTGGGTGCCCCCGTCTGGGGCGTGAACAACTCGGAAATCAACATGCTCGCCTCGCATCCGCTGTATCAGGGCAACACCGGGCACATGTTCGGGGCCGACAGCATCCGGGCCGTTCAGGATCACGACTGCGTGCTGGTGGTCGGCACCTACGTCTTCCCCGAGGTCTTCCCGGCGCTGTCGGGCGCATTTGCAGACGGCACCAGCATCGTGCATATCGATCTGAACGCCTACGAAATCGCCAAGAATCATCCGGTGGATGTCGCGCTGCTGGGCGATCCCAAAACCACGCTGGCAGCGCTGCTGAACGCGCTGGAGCCTCTCCAGGACGGACCTGCCCACGAAGCCGCGCAGGCCCGCAGCACCAGCATCGGAGCCGCCAAGCAGCAGGCGCGGGAAACGGCCATCGCCGCCGACGACGCCCACGCCCAGACGGAAGTGGAGCAGGGCACGCCGCTCCAGATGGCGAGCTTCATGCGCGAACTGGCCAAGCACCTGCCCGCCGACGCCCTGGTGTTCGACGAGGCGCTGACCAATTCGCCGCCCATCACCCGTTACCTGCCCGACCTGGGGCCAGGACAGTTCTTTCAGACGCGGGGCGGCTCGCTCGGCGTGGGAATTCCCGGAGCACTGGGGCTGCAACTGGCCCACCCCGAGAAGGTCGTGGTCGGCTTTACCGGCGACGGCGGCGGTATGTACACCATCCAGGCGCTCTGGACGGCGGCTCACCATCAGATTCCCGCCAAATTCGTGGTCTGCAACAACCGCAGTTACAAGCTGCTGAAACTCAATATCGAGCAGTACTGGTCCGAGCGCGACGTGCCGCAGCACGCGTTTCCGAAGTCCTTCGACCTGTATCCGCCGTTCATCCGTTTCGACGAGATGGCGCACTCGATGGGTGTGGCGTCCGAACTGGTGGAACGCCCCGAGCAGATCGCCCCGGCCATCGAGCGGATGCTCAGCCACCAGGGGCCGTATCTGATCGATCTGGTGATCGGTGAGGGGCTGTAA
- a CDS encoding MBL fold metallo-hydrolase: protein MTDLSASQPQTDSQIRVHRIEARFMELPNSVNAFVVELPASVVIVDTALAMSSAREIRRVADDTGKPIRAVLLTHGHPDHYTGLWAFPGIPSYASAETLAFAHREDDEKHEDGTYLLGEDYPLDRLFPDTIIEDGFVLDVDGTKFTYVNLGPGESDDDGMWIFEDEHGVQHAFIGDAASDRTHAYFADGHTQHWLKNLDKLQEVLRPDAKLYVGHGDSPVSLDIVPKQRTYIETFLQTVRELPQGVTPEQASEAVVAKMSPLVPEDRLITLLTYKLDRGIERAQQQQAAAPSSAQATLDEYYRSANAGDWSAWCDLFADNTVMDEQLAGHVDTAATLRQMMAGGLGGYASFRNEPQHTVLSGNQAAVVSQITGRTHTGTDISARVINYFRFDDAGKIVYFLNSHDTVPFQPLFDPANTAPATETV from the coding sequence ATGACTGACCTTTCAGCTTCGCAGCCCCAGACCGACTCGCAGATTCGTGTTCACCGGATCGAGGCACGTTTCATGGAACTGCCCAACTCGGTCAATGCCTTTGTGGTCGAATTGCCCGCCAGCGTGGTGATCGTGGATACCGCCCTGGCGATGTCGAGCGCCCGCGAAATCCGCCGGGTGGCCGACGACACCGGCAAGCCGATCCGCGCCGTCCTGCTGACGCACGGGCACCCCGACCACTACACGGGCCTGTGGGCGTTCCCTGGCATTCCCAGCTACGCCAGCGCCGAAACCCTGGCCTTCGCACACCGCGAGGACGACGAGAAGCACGAGGACGGCACCTACCTGCTCGGGGAAGATTACCCGCTCGACCGGCTCTTTCCCGACACCATCATCGAGGACGGCTTCGTTCTGGATGTGGACGGCACGAAGTTTACCTATGTGAACCTCGGCCCCGGCGAGTCGGACGACGACGGCATGTGGATCTTCGAGGACGAACACGGCGTGCAGCACGCCTTCATCGGTGACGCCGCCTCCGACCGCACGCACGCCTACTTTGCCGACGGGCATACCCAGCACTGGCTGAAGAACCTCGACAAGCTCCAGGAAGTGCTGCGGCCCGACGCCAAACTGTACGTCGGCCACGGCGACAGCCCGGTTTCGCTGGACATCGTTCCGAAGCAGCGCACGTATATCGAGACGTTCCTGCAAACCGTGCGCGAACTTCCCCAGGGCGTGACGCCCGAACAGGCCAGCGAAGCGGTGGTGGCGAAGATGTCGCCGCTGGTGCCGGAAGACCGGCTGATTACCCTGCTGACCTACAAACTCGACCGGGGCATCGAGCGTGCCCAGCAGCAGCAGGCGGCGGCCCCGTCGTCTGCTCAGGCGACGCTCGACGAGTACTACCGCAGCGCCAACGCCGGGGACTGGAGCGCGTGGTGCGACCTGTTCGCCGACAACACCGTGATGGATGAGCAGCTCGCGGGCCACGTCGACACGGCGGCGACCCTGCGGCAGATGATGGCAGGCGGGCTGGGCGGCTACGCGTCGTTCCGCAACGAGCCGCAGCACACGGTGCTCAGCGGAAATCAGGCGGCGGTGGTGTCTCAGATCACCGGACGCACGCACACCGGCACCGACATCTCGGCGCGGGTCATCAACTACTTCCGGTTCGACGACGCGGGCAAGATCGTGTACTTCCTGAACAGCCACGATACCGTGCCGTTCCAGCCGCTGTTCGACCCCGCCAACACCGCTCCGGCCACGGAAACGGTCTGA
- a CDS encoding FAD-dependent oxidoreductase: MSAAQLGTRTTAAPRENATDYIVVGAGSAGCVVAARLSESGGRVVLIEAGNTPPRQFTIRAAGPNCGARRSTGPMSVSRSLR, encoded by the coding sequence ATGTCTGCGGCCCAGCTCGGCACCCGGACAACGGCGGCTCCGCGAGAGAACGCCACCGACTACATCGTGGTCGGGGCGGGGTCTGCCGGGTGTGTGGTGGCGGCTCGGCTGAGCGAGTCGGGAGGCCGGGTGGTGCTGATCGAGGCGGGAAATACCCCCCCGAGACAGTTCACGATCCGCGCCGCTGGCCCGAACTGTGGAGCACGCCGCTCGACTGGGCCTATGTCAGTGAGCCGCAGCCTGCGCTGA
- a CDS encoding GMC oxidoreductase produces MVVGLTDPASRGRVQLRDRDPGHRPLLHPNYLGHPADLPRLSFGVRLARRLYAAPAFAASVGPELLPGPAVPDEALDAYLRDHTDSYHHPVGTCRMGSGADDVVDYELRVHGLSGLRVIDASVMPRITRGNIHAAVLAIAEKGAALILGRASTSPHAEVL; encoded by the coding sequence ATGGTGGTCGGCCTGACCGATCCGGCGTCTCGGGGCCGCGTGCAGCTGCGCGACCGCGATCCCGGCCACCGACCGCTGCTGCACCCCAACTATCTGGGCCACCCCGCCGATCTGCCGCGCCTGAGCTTTGGCGTCCGGCTGGCCCGCCGCCTGTATGCCGCGCCCGCCTTCGCGGCGAGTGTCGGACCAGAGCTGCTGCCGGGGCCAGCCGTGCCCGACGAGGCGCTGGACGCTTATCTGCGGGATCACACCGATTCTTACCACCACCCGGTCGGTACCTGCCGGATGGGAAGCGGCGCAGACGACGTGGTGGACTACGAGCTGCGCGTGCATGGCCTGAGCGGGCTGCGGGTCATCGACGCGTCGGTCATGCCGCGAATCACCCGTGGCAACATTCACGCCGCTGTCCTGGCAATCGCCGAAAAAGGAGCCGCGCTGATCCTGGGCCGCGCTTCCACATCCCCTCACGCGGAGGTTTTATGA
- a CDS encoding DJ-1/PfpI family protein — protein sequence MPLEGQKIAVLVESDFYEPEIFYYQRRFAEEGAEVHFLTRLWGQPSLTFQGHEYRAPFSVDKSFEEMSDETLRSYAAVIVPSGMVSDRLRYTSDVRELSPATAFMVRAFAEPQVLKGIICHGLWLMASAPETVRGRQLVVHNNLHGDAVNMGAQYVDQDVVIDGDLITGRTGGHHHLFARQIIETLIARNKTAEVPA from the coding sequence CTGCCGCTCGAAGGCCAGAAGATCGCCGTGCTGGTCGAGAGCGATTTCTACGAGCCCGAGATTTTCTATTATCAGCGCCGCTTTGCCGAGGAAGGCGCGGAGGTGCATTTCCTGACGCGTCTGTGGGGCCAGCCCTCGCTGACCTTCCAGGGCCACGAATACCGCGCTCCGTTCTCGGTCGACAAGAGCTTTGAAGAGATGTCCGACGAGACGCTCCGCAGCTACGCCGCCGTGATCGTGCCGTCCGGCATGGTCTCCGACCGTCTACGCTACACCTCAGATGTCCGCGAACTGTCACCGGCCACCGCCTTCATGGTGCGGGCCTTTGCCGAGCCGCAGGTGCTCAAGGGCATCATCTGCCACGGGCTGTGGCTGATGGCGAGCGCCCCGGAGACGGTGCGGGGCCGCCAGCTGGTGGTGCACAACAACCTGCACGGCGACGCGGTGAACATGGGCGCACAGTACGTCGATCAGGACGTGGTGATCGACGGCGACCTGATCACCGGGCGCACCGGAGGACACCACCACCTGTTCGCCCGCCAGATCATCGAGACGCTGATCGCCCGCAACAAGACCGCCGAGGTGCCCGCTTGA
- a CDS encoding VOC family protein, translating into MTFSHVALNCRDLAATEAFYEQQLGFQRVRRIDLGDSSIVFLRLGDVRLELFQSEEDRPDEHSDGPARVGVRHLAFQVADLDAALKQVEAAAPLTLGPLDFDSFIPGWRSAWLTDPDGRVIEISQGYADDPALDSSLSKETQP; encoded by the coding sequence ATGACGTTTTCGCACGTGGCGCTCAACTGCCGCGATCTGGCTGCTACCGAAGCCTTCTACGAGCAGCAGCTGGGATTTCAGCGGGTGCGCCGCATCGACCTGGGCGACAGCAGCATCGTGTTCCTGCGTCTGGGAGACGTGAGGCTCGAACTGTTCCAGTCGGAGGAAGACCGCCCCGACGAGCACTCGGACGGTCCGGCGCGGGTGGGCGTGCGCCACCTGGCCTTTCAGGTCGCTGACCTGGACGCCGCGCTGAAGCAGGTGGAGGCCGCCGCCCCGCTCACCCTGGGACCGCTCGATTTCGACAGTTTTATTCCCGGCTGGCGCAGCGCGTGGCTGACCGATCCCGACGGACGGGTCATCGAGATCAGCCAGGGCTACGCCGACGATCCAGCGCTCGATTCCAGCCTTTCGAAGGAGACACAGCCATGA
- a CDS encoding AGE family epimerase/isomerase: MTIGDSVQSSVTQTATTQPDTSETNAISFSFSDSVAGYVQSFDAEKRRFELRTSDGRIFQVRLKGGTYAYLVRNLGEPYLDATGQIDTMLEPERFLYVYGTYYPQENAHVFEAQFLLFVGRKLGEFTFEKQNWWIHQLSEIARFYRKAQFGTGPIDYKDYRTTINLSGARPLDNYVQETDTISRLVYGFASAFMLTGEDEFLEVAEKGTEYLRDHMRFFDRDENIVYWYHGINVKGAREEKLFSSEFSDDYDAVPAYEQIYALAGPIQTYRVTGDPRILNDANLTIDLFDRFFLDKERGGYYSHLDPITLDPLSPSLGENTGKKNWNSVGDHAPAYLINLVLATRDPRFEKMLEDTFDTITNHFQDYDNSPFVQEKFLQDWSPDRQHMWQQNRGVVGHNLKIAWNLMRMYGSKPKPEYEQLARRIAEEMPKVGLDVQHGGWYDVMERARSHGDERYRFAFHDRKAWWQQEQGILAFLILNGVLGDEEYLRLARESSAFYNAWFLDHDDGAVYFNVFANGMPYLLGTERFKGSHSMSMYHSSELCYLSAVYSNLLIFKKPMDFYFKPEPGGFKDNILYVSPDILPPGRVKISAVTIDGKPYDNYDADDLSVKLPETDVRVKVMVTLQPI, encoded by the coding sequence ATGACCATCGGTGATTCCGTTCAGAGCAGCGTGACCCAGACAGCGACCACCCAGCCGGACACCTCGGAAACCAACGCCATCAGCTTTTCCTTCTCGGACAGCGTGGCCGGATACGTGCAGAGCTTCGACGCCGAGAAACGCCGCTTCGAGCTGCGAACCAGCGACGGGCGCATCTTTCAGGTGCGTCTGAAGGGCGGCACCTACGCCTACCTGGTCCGGAATCTGGGCGAACCGTATCTGGACGCCACCGGACAGATCGATACCATGCTGGAACCCGAGCGCTTCCTGTACGTGTACGGCACGTACTACCCGCAGGAGAACGCGCACGTGTTCGAGGCGCAGTTTCTGCTGTTCGTGGGCCGCAAGCTGGGTGAATTCACCTTCGAGAAGCAGAACTGGTGGATTCATCAGCTCTCGGAGATCGCCCGCTTCTACCGCAAGGCGCAGTTCGGCACCGGGCCAATCGACTACAAGGATTACCGCACCACCATCAACCTGTCGGGCGCAAGGCCGCTGGACAACTACGTGCAGGAAACCGACACCATTTCGCGTCTGGTCTACGGCTTCGCCTCGGCCTTCATGCTGACCGGGGAAGACGAATTCCTGGAGGTGGCGGAGAAGGGCACCGAGTACCTGCGCGACCACATGCGCTTCTTCGACCGCGACGAGAACATCGTGTACTGGTATCACGGCATCAACGTCAAGGGCGCACGTGAAGAGAAGCTGTTTTCCTCGGAGTTCTCGGACGACTACGACGCCGTGCCCGCCTACGAGCAGATCTACGCACTGGCCGGGCCGATCCAGACCTACCGCGTGACCGGCGACCCGCGCATTCTGAACGACGCCAACCTGACCATCGACCTGTTCGACCGCTTCTTTCTCGACAAGGAGCGCGGCGGCTACTACTCGCACCTCGACCCGATCACCCTCGATCCGCTGAGCCCGTCGCTGGGCGAGAACACCGGCAAGAAGAACTGGAACTCCGTGGGCGACCACGCGCCCGCCTACCTGATCAATCTGGTGCTGGCGACCCGCGACCCCCGCTTCGAGAAGATGCTGGAAGACACCTTCGACACCATCACCAACCACTTCCAGGATTACGACAACAGCCCCTTCGTGCAGGAGAAATTCCTTCAGGACTGGTCGCCCGACCGTCAGCACATGTGGCAGCAGAACCGGGGCGTGGTGGGCCACAACCTGAAGATCGCCTGGAATCTGATGCGGATGTACGGGTCCAAGCCCAAGCCGGAATACGAGCAGCTGGCCCGCCGCATCGCGGAAGAAATGCCGAAAGTCGGGCTGGACGTGCAGCACGGCGGCTGGTACGACGTGATGGAACGCGCCCGCTCGCACGGCGATGAGCGCTACCGCTTCGCCTTCCACGACCGCAAGGCCTGGTGGCAGCAGGAACAGGGCATCCTGGCCTTCCTGATTCTGAACGGCGTGCTGGGCGACGAGGAATATCTGCGGCTGGCCCGCGAATCGAGCGCCTTCTACAACGCCTGGTTCCTGGATCACGACGACGGAGCCGTGTACTTCAACGTGTTCGCCAACGGCATGCCGTACCTGCTCGGCACCGAGCGCTTCAAGGGCAGCCACTCGATGAGCATGTATCACTCCTCGGAGCTGTGCTACCTGTCGGCGGTCTACAGCAACCTGCTGATCTTCAAGAAGCCGATGGACTTCTATTTCAAGCCCGAGCCGGGCGGCTTCAAGGACAACATCCTGTACGTGTCGCCCGACATCCTGCCGCCCGGACGCGTGAAGATCAGCGCCGTGACCATCGACGGCAAGCCCTACGACAACTACGACGCCGACGATCTGAGCGTCAAGCTGCCAGAAACCGACGTGCGCGTGAAAGTCATGGTGACGTTGCAGCCGATCTGA
- a CDS encoding STAS domain-containing protein: MEITSEQVQNVTVITLKGDIDGKTAGTTQQTVLPMIPSNGRLLLDMSAVPYMSSAGLRMLLLIYRQAQSKHSEVALVGLTDDIKDTMSATGFLSYFLTAADVTDGVKSFSA; the protein is encoded by the coding sequence ATGGAAATCACCTCAGAACAGGTACAGAACGTCACGGTCATCACCCTGAAGGGCGATATCGACGGCAAGACAGCCGGCACCACCCAGCAGACCGTGTTGCCCATGATTCCCAGCAACGGACGGTTGCTGCTCGATATGAGCGCCGTCCCGTACATGTCGAGCGCGGGCCTGCGGATGCTGCTGCTGATCTACCGGCAGGCGCAGAGCAAACACAGCGAAGTCGCGCTGGTCGGCCTGACCGACGACATCAAGGACACCATGTCGGCCACCGGATTTCTTAGCTACTTCCTGACCGCTGCCGACGTGACCGACGGCGTGAAGAGTTTCAGCGCATGA